The window CCAGAACGACGCCAGCGTCAGCAGCACACACAGCCACAACCCACCGAGCAGTCGCCGACGAACTTGTTCGGGACTGCGAGAGAACATGGCGTCCACGGCGCCGACGAAGTAGCCGAGGTAGTTGGCGGCGGCAATCAGACCGGCGGCAGTCAGGTCGATCTGACCTTCGCTGAGCAAGTGCGGCATTTGCGGCGTGAGGGCGAAACGCCCGATGCCCATGGCCATCATCAGGGCAATAAAACTGGCGAGTAAGCGAATCAAGGGAGACATGGTCTGGATTCCGGCAAAGGATCAATGACCGTCAGGCTAGGACTGATTGACTTTCTTTAAAAATGAATAATAGTGAGTAACTTGTTCTGATTTGGAGAAGATCGTGGAGTTCAGCCAGTTACGAATCTTCCAGGCCGTGGCGCAAGAGGGCTCGATCACCCGTGCTGCCGAACGATTGCACCGGGTGCCATCGAACCTGTCAACGCGGCTCAAGCAACTTGAAGAGCAGCTTGGTGTAGAGCTTTTCGTCCGTGAGCGTCAGCGCCTGCAATTGTCGCCTGCGGGAAAAGTCCTGCTGGACTACACCGCCAAACTCTTCAGCTTGCGCGACGAAGCCCAGGCAGCAGTGCAGGGCGGGCAACCGGCCGGGGACTTCGTGCTGGGCACCATGTACAGCACGGCGGCGATTCATTTGCCGGGACTACTGGCGCGTTATCACCGCACGTATCCGGCGGTGAACCTGCAAGTGCAGTCCGGGCCCAGCGGCGAATTGCTTGAAGGTTTACTCACCGGTCGTCTCGACGCGGCGCTAGTGGACGGCCCGCTGGAGTTGGCCGGCCTGGACGGTGTGCCGTTGTGCGACGAGCGGCTGGTGCTTATCAGCGAGGCCGATCACCCGCCGGTGCGCAGCGCACTGGATGTCGAAGGGCGCTCGGTGTTTACCTTTCGTCAGGGCTGTTCCTACCGAATGCGCCTTGAAGCCTGGTTCGCCCATGACCACGCGGCCATGGGCCGGGCGATGGAGATTGAATCCTATCCGGGCATGCTGGCTTGTGTGATTGCCGGCTCGGGCGTGGCGCTGATGTCGGAGTCGATGCTTGCCAGCCTGCCGGGCCGCGAAAGCGTGGCGGTGCACCCCTTGGCGGAACCGTTTGCCCACGCGACGACCTGGCTGATGTGGCGCAAGGGCATGGTCGGGGCCAATCTGAACGCATGGATTGAGCAGCAACAGGCGATCTATCCGTCGGCGCCGATGCAGGCTGCGGCGATTGCTTGAACTATCGGTCAGGTATTTTGATCCATTCAGTAACAGATCATTGCGGATTTGGCCGAGCATTGCGTAGGACTTCGGACTATTATCAGTGCGAAGGGGCTACAGAATTTCAGCCGCTCGGCACTACCCTGAAGGGGGCACCATGAAAGAGAAAATCCAAAACTGGCTGCACGATCTGGGTGTTGCACTCGGTTTGATCGAACCGCCTCTGCAACCTGTGCCTATTCGCACTGACGACGAACAGCGCCGACGCCAGCAGCGCCGTCGGTGACTGCCAACACAGGGCCCGTGACGAGCGGGCTTGTTGTGGCGAGGGGATTTATCCCCGTTCGGCTGCGAAGCAGTCGTAAATAGCTTGACGCAGTCAGCCAGATACAACCCGGTTGAATGGTCTTGGGGCTGCTCCGCAGCCCAACGGGGATAAATCTCCTCGCCACAGGTCCACTGTTCACCACCAGAGCGTGTTGGACATTCGGATTCAATCCCGCCCAATCTCCACCAAAAACCGACTCAAATCATTCGCCGTCCTGGCGTCCTTGAGCATCCGGTCTTCTTGCGCCGTAAATGCCGTCAACCCCAGCTCATCTTCCAGATGGAAGATCAGCTCTTCAATATCCTGTTTATCCAATCCCAACTGCGCCAGGCTGGCGTTGTCGTCGAAGTCATCCTGACTCTCCAACAGGCGGCTTATGAAGCGATGCACGGCAGCACGAACGGCAGCTCTTTTCATGGTTGTCTTCGAGGGCGTTATTGTTGTTTTCCCTGTGCTTGAGTACAGCAGTCTTCAGGCGTGTGAGCGCTGCCACTCGTCAATCAT is drawn from Pseudomonas sp. 31-12 and contains these coding sequences:
- a CDS encoding phosphopantetheine-containing protein — protein: MKRAAVRAAVHRFISRLLESQDDFDDNASLAQLGLDKQDIEELIFHLEDELGLTAFTAQEDRMLKDARTANDLSRFLVEIGRD
- a CDS encoding PA1414 family protein, coding for MKEKIQNWLHDLGVALGLIEPPLQPVPIRTDDEQRRRQQRRR
- a CDS encoding LysR family transcriptional regulator, which gives rise to MEFSQLRIFQAVAQEGSITRAAERLHRVPSNLSTRLKQLEEQLGVELFVRERQRLQLSPAGKVLLDYTAKLFSLRDEAQAAVQGGQPAGDFVLGTMYSTAAIHLPGLLARYHRTYPAVNLQVQSGPSGELLEGLLTGRLDAALVDGPLELAGLDGVPLCDERLVLISEADHPPVRSALDVEGRSVFTFRQGCSYRMRLEAWFAHDHAAMGRAMEIESYPGMLACVIAGSGVALMSESMLASLPGRESVAVHPLAEPFAHATTWLMWRKGMVGANLNAWIEQQQAIYPSAPMQAAAIA